The proteins below come from a single Rhinoraja longicauda isolate Sanriku21f chromosome 5, sRhiLon1.1, whole genome shotgun sequence genomic window:
- the cnr1 gene encoding cannabinoid receptor 1, protein MKSLLEALSDTTFRTITTDLHYIASNEVQYDDGNLGLNMTKLGYVTQNLQSSLGKGNAYLEKMTSGEELMSNANLHDSMNASSFLYNQSIMNDESTIKCGENFMDMECFMILTPSQQMAIAVLALTLGTFTVLENVLILLVIIRSRSLRYKPSYHFIGSLAVADLLGSVIFVYSFVDFHVFKTKDSPSVFLFKLGGVTASFTASVGSLFLTAIDRYISIHKPLAYKRIVTRPKAVVAFTVMWTISVIIAVLPLLGWNCKKLNTVCSDIFPHIDENYLMFWIGVTSILLIFIIYAYVYILWKAHAHAVRMIQRGTQKSIIIQGPEGTKVQTVRLDQTRMDIRLAKTLVLILVVLIICWGPLLAIMVYDVFGKMNKLVKTIFAFCSMLCLLNSTVNPIIYALRSKDLRHAFRTMFCSCKGASSQPLENSLESDCQQKQASYPGSMQTAARNCIKSTVKVAQVAISVSTETTAEAV, encoded by the coding sequence ATGAAATCTCTTTTGGAAGCCCTTTCAGACACAACTTTCCGGACAATCACTACCGACCTTCATTATATTGCGTCCAATGAGGTACAGTACGACGACGGTAATCTGGGCCTCAACATGACGAAGCTTGGTTACGTGACTCAGAATCTGCAATCCTCCCTTGGAAAAGGCAATGCCTACCTGGAGAAAATGACTTCTGGGGAGGAACTGATGTCCAATGCTAACCTCCATGATTCAATGAATGCCAGTAGCTTCCTGTACAACCAATCAATTATGAATGATGAATCGACGATAAAGTGTGGAGAAAACTTCATGGACATGGAATGCTTTATGATCCTGACCCCAAGTCAACAGATGGCAATAGCTGTATTGGCGTTGACATTGGGGACTTTCACGGTACTCGAGAACGTGCTGATTCTGTTGGTCATTATTCGATCGCGCAGCCTCCGATACAAACCATCTTATCACTTTATTGGCAGCCTGGCAGTTGCCGATCTTCTGGGCAGCGTGatttttgtgtacagttttgtcgATTTCCACGTATTTAAAACGAAAGACAGCCCGAGCGTCTTCCTGTTCAAGCTGGGCGGTGTCACGGCCTCTTTCACGGCTTCAGTGGGCAGCCTCTTCCTGACCGCCATCGATCGGTACATCTCCATACACAAGCCTCTCGCCTACAAGAGGATTGTCACGCGGCCAAAGGCAGTCGTCGCCTTCACGGTTATGTGGACCATATCTGTCATCATCGCCGTCCTCCCTCTGTTGGGATGGAACTGCAAAAAACTGAACACTGTCTGCTCCGACATCTTTCCACACATCGATGAGAATTACCTCATGTTCTGGATAGGTGTTACGAGCATCTTGTTGATTTTTATCATCTACGCCTACGTCTACATACTGTGGAAGGCCCACGCTCATGCAGTGCGCATGATTCAGCGTGGCACGCAGAAGAGCATCATTATCCAGGGGCCCGAGGGCACCAAAGTGCAAACTGTTCGCCTCGATCAAACCCGCATGGACATCCGGCTGGCCAAGACGCTGGTCCTCATTCTTGTCGTTCTCATTATCTGCTGGGGCCCTCTCCTGGCTATCATGGTGTACGATGTCTTTGGGAAAATGAACAAGCTGGTCAAGACGATATTTGCCTTCTGCAGTATGCTGTGCTTGCTCAACTCCACGGTCAATCCCATCATCTATGCTCTGAGGAGCAAAGACCTGCGACACGCTTTCCGCACCATGTTCTGCTCCTGTAAGGGAGCCTCGTCCCAGCCATTGGAAAACAGCCTGGAGTCAGACTGCCAACAGAAGCAGGCGAGCTATCCTGGCAGCATGCAAACAGCAGCGAGGAACTGCATCAAAAGCACTGTGAAAGTAGCTCAAGTGGCCATCTCGGTCTCGACGGAGACAACAGCCGAGGCTGTGTGA